In one window of Dromaius novaehollandiae isolate bDroNov1 chromosome W, bDroNov1.hap1, whole genome shotgun sequence DNA:
- the LOC135324317 gene encoding granzyme A-like, which translates to MGAFFTLPSSFAVILLVIPGALCVDIIGGHEVAPHSRPFMALISGENGAKICGGALIKENWVLTAAHCEMRKSNIILGAHSLLKREREQQVFQIAKQIPYPCYSPNSRENDIMLLQLKKRAKLNKAVKIIPLPNSDDDPKAGTSCTVAGWGKTHNNLKKGSNTLREVNVTVIDRRICNDWKHYNGKPVITENMICAGATKGGKDSCSGDSGGPLICNNVMRGITSFGRANRCGAADSPGVYTRLTKQYLLWIRKTIGGDLQTGF; encoded by the exons ATGGGGGCTTTCTTCACCTTGCCCAGCTCTTTTGCTGTCATTCTCCTGGTAATTCCTGGAG CTTTGTGTGTGGATATCATTGGAGGACATGAAGTGGCACCTCACTCAAGACCATTTATGGCTCTAATTAGCGGAGAAAATGGAGCAAAAATATGCGGAGGAGCTTTAATCAAGGAAAACTGGGTGTTAACAGCTGCCCACTGTGAAAT gagaaaaagcaacattATTCTTGGAGCTCATTCACtgctaaaaagagagagagaacaacaaGTTTTTCAGATTGCAAAACAAATTCCCTACCCATGCTACTCTCCTAACAGTAGAGAAAACGATATAATGCTGCTGCAG CTTAAAAAAAGGGCAAAACTTAATAAAGCTGTGAAAATCATTCCGTTGCCTAACTCAGATGATGATCCCAAAGCAGGAACAAGTTGCACAGTAGCAGGATGGGGAAAAACTCACAATAACCTGAAAAAAGGTTCTAATACACTACGGGAAGTCAACGTCACTGTCATTGATAGAAGAATATGCAACGATTGGAAGCATTATAATGGCAAGCCTGTCATAACAGAGAATATGATATGCGCTGGGGCTACGAAAGGCGGAAAGGACTCATGTTCT gggGATTCAGGTGGACCTTTAATATGCAATAATGTGATGAGAGGCATCACTTCTTTTGGAAGGGCCAACAGGTGCGGTGCTGCTGACAGCCCTGGTGTCTATACTCGACTCACAAAGCAATACCTTCTATGGATAAGAAAAACCATAGGGGGAGATTTACAGACCGGATTTTGA
- the LOC135324485 gene encoding uncharacterized protein LOC135324485, giving the protein MLQCLHIVLRTVWDLFCGSVSAALAHPLGPYVIREDKQFGASSLGRKRAVWQNLPCALPLFCLLSAAVRLQTPESRRTSYSRFKNSIKKKLTARAPVASSPIVTRWQQLHMRSSTEELHGASQMTDISASGAPRLINAPGNTPVSSQVPNKLSVKKTVVTLASSHNVAGLEERNSSRAEMGKRQKCASQLLMVQEVGYSNAESGGMKVCENISCIWKECRKGLQNEFRAVTTMKPVIPLEPEVRLHVSGLRDDYCKLLFISVQSLLQRLGILMCVSRKMGRVCPCQIKWKPCVHWIYIYGQDRIKFFFFLNVLSPLSPTKTKKSTSFPHPVTYNFTAITFNSFVLDLNILDWNRENLIAIALGPAAHIWNGRTLQGIERIDLNSSSKYISSLAWIKEGTCLAIGTSDGEVQLWDIETKKRLRNMFGHLSVVGALSWNHYILSSGSRLGSIHHHDVRVAQHHVGTLCQNKQSICSLKWSLTNKLLASGSSDGILNIWPSDPGVKVQSQPLKTLPHSSGVKAMNWCPWQSKILATGGGMKDGILRVWDINREKIIQSAATDSQICSLLWLPKTSELMTGQGLPRNQMVIWKYPMLINSSELYGHKGRVLHVALSPDESRLFSVAADGTACVWKCHESGESRHTGKAFSDGYLGSFL; this is encoded by the exons ATGCTTCAGTGTTTGCACATTGTCTTGAGAACTGTCTGGGACCTCTTTTGTGGGTCTGTAAGTGCAGCTCTAGCACATCCCCTGGGCCCCTATGTTATCAGAGAGGACAAGCAGTTTGGGGCCAGCTCTTTGGGTAGAAAGAGGGCAGTATGGCAGAACCTGCCCTGTGCACTGCCTCTCTTCTGCCTGTTATCAGCTGCTGTGCGATTACAG ACCCCAGAATCCAGAAGGACCTCGTACTCCAGGTTTAAGAATTCCATCAAGAAGAAGCTGACAGCCAGGGCGCCGGTGGCAAGTAGCCCTATTGTCACAAGATGGCAGCAGCTGCACATGAGAAGCAGCACAGAGGAGCTGCACGGGGCCTCTCAGATGACAGATATTAGTGCTTCTGGGGCACCTCGGCTCATCAATGCACCTGGGAATACTCCAG TGTCATCTCAGGTGCCTAACAAACTCTCTGTCAAGAAAACTGTTGTGACTCTAGCTAGCAGTCACAATGTAGCAGGCTTAGAAGAGAGAAATAGCAGCAGAGCTGAAATGGGAAAGAGACAG AAATGTGCTTCTCAGCTTCTGATGGTCCAAGAGGTTGGATATAGCAATGCAGAAAGTGGTGGCATGAAGGTCTGTGAAAATATTAGTTGCATTTGGAAAG AATGTCGAAAGGGGCTGCAGAATGAGTTTAGAGCTGTTACCACCATGAAGCCTGTCATACCATTGGAGCCAGAAGTGAGGCTTCATGTGTCTGGGTTGCGCGATGATTACTGTAAGTTGTTATTTATTTCTGTGCAGAGCTTATTGCAGAGGTTGGGAATTTTGATGTGTGTTTCAAGAAAGATGGGCAGGGTATGTCCCTGTCAGATCAAATGGAAACCCT GTGTTCATTGGATATATATCTATGGACAGGACAGGATAAAG ttttttttttttttaaatgttctctcccctctctcccccaccaaaacaaaaaaaagcacctCTTTCCCCCATCCTGTTACCTACAACTTTACTGCAATAACTTTTAATAGCTTTGTTCTAGATCTAAACATACTGGACTGGAACCGTGAAAATCTCATTGCTATTGCGCTAGGACCTGcagcacacatctggaatggaaGAACTCTCCAAGGCATTGAAAGGATTGATTTGAATTCCAGTTCCAAATACATTTCCTCTCTGGCTTGGATAAAAGAGGGAACTTGCCTTGCAATTGGCACCAGCGATGGAGAAGTGCAA CTGTGGGACATTGAAACGAAAAAGAGGTTGAGAAATATGTTTGGTCACCTGTCTGTAGTTGGAGCTCTGAGCTGGAATCATTATATTCTAAGTAG TGGTTCAAGGTTAGGATCTATTCATCATCACGATGTTCGGGTTGCTCAGCACCACGTTGGGACTCTTTGCCAAAACAAGCAAAGCATTTGCAGCCTGAAATGGTCACTAACCAATAAGTTGCTGGCAAGTGGGTCTAGTGATGGAATATTGAATATCTGGCCTAGTGACCCTGGTGTGAAAGTGCAGTCACAGCCACTGAAAACCTTACCTCATTCCTCAGGAGTCAAG GCTATGAACTGGTGTCCTTGGCAGTCCAAAATCCTTGCTACAGGAGGTGGAATGAAAGATGGGATTTTGCGTGTCTGGGACATAAATCGTGAGAAAATCATCCAAAGTGCAGCTACAGATTCTCAG ATTTGTTCCTTGCTCTGGTTACCCAAAACCAGCGAACTGATGACTGGACAAGGCCTTCCTAGAAATCAGATGGTAATATGGAAGTATCCTATGCTTATCAATTCATCAGAACTCTATG gtCACAAAGGGAGAGTGCTGCATGTAGCCCTGAGCCCAGATGAGAGCAGGCTCTTTTCTGTGGCAGCTGATGGGACAGCCTGTGTGTGGAAATGCCACGAGTCTGGGGAGAGCAGACACACTGGCAAGGCTTTTTCTGATGGTTATCTGGGCTCGTTCTTGTGA
- the LOC112995780 gene encoding probable glutathione peroxidase 8: MEPLTTTYPLKYSVPKARVFVVFLSMVLCTAVLCLLQLKFFKPKIKDFYSFEVKDSRGRIVSLEKYRGKATLVVNVASYCQHTDKNYIALQELHREFGPSHFTVLAFPCNQFGESEPSSSQEIESFAKGNYGVTFPVFHKIKILGSEAEPAFKFLIDSSKKEPRWNFWKYLVNPEGKVVKFWRPEEPIGTIKPEVASLIRQIIMKKREDL; this comes from the exons ATGGAGCCTCTCACAACTACTTATCCTTTAAAATATTCCGTGCCCAAAGCCAGGgtctttgttgtttttctgtCGATGGTTTTGTGTACTGCAGTTCTCTGCCTATTGCAACTCAAATTTTTTAAACCTAAAATcaaagatttttattcttttgaagTCAAGGATTCACGAGGAAGGATTGTTTCCTTGGAAAAGTACAGAGGGAAA GCGACTTTGGTTGTAAACGTGGCCAGTTACTGCCAACACACAGACAAAAATTACATCGCACTGCAAGAACTGCACAGAGAGTTTGGTCCCTCCCACTTCACTGTGCTGGCTTTTCCCTGCAACCAGTTCGGAGAATCAGAGCCTAGTTCAAGCCAGGAAATAGAATCTTTTGCCAAAGGAAACTATGGAGTAACCTTCCCTGTTTTCCACAAAATCAAGATTCTAGGATCAGAAGCAGAGCCGGCCTTTAAGTTTCTAATAG ATTCTTCAAAGAAAGAGCCTAGATGGAATTTCTGGAAATATCTTGTCAACCCCGAAGGTAAAGTAGTAAAATTCTGGAGACCTGAAGAACCCATAGGAACTATCAAGCCAGAAGTAGCATCCTTGATCAGACAGATCATCATGAAAAAAAGGGAAGATCTCTGA